The segment CTGGGATGCTTATAAGGAAGGGAGGACTCTATTCCTGGCATGTCGAAAGGGCGGAAACTTACAACTTCTGGGTAGACAAGCCTTCTAGCCTTCTAGCGTCCTAGCATCCTAGCATCCTAGCATCCTAGCTTCCTAGCTTCCTAGCGTTCCAGCATTCTACAGATCTTCGAAATGGGCGAGGGTTTTGAACTGGCGGTAGCGGGTCTCGATCTCGGGGTAGGTCAGATCTTGAAGCCGCTGGAGTGAGAAGGCCTCCACCGAAAAGGAGGCCATCACCGAGCCCATGATCACGGCCCGGCGGAGATTCGCCTCATCGAAATTTCGCGTGCTGGCCAGAAAGCCGAGGAAGCCGCCCGCAAAGGCATCCCCCGCCCCGGTAGGGTCGTAGACACTTTCTAAAGGAAGGGCGGGGGCAGCGAACCACCCCCCGTCCGAGAAGCTGAGCGCCCCGTATTCCCCCCGTTTGATGACCAACGAGCGAGGGCCCCAGGTGAGGATCTTCCTGGCTGCGCGGACGAGATTCGGCTCCTTGGCCAACATCCGGGCCTCGGCATCATTAATAATAAGGACCTGAACCTGCTCGAGGGTCTGCCTCAGAGCATCGGGCTTCCCATGAATCCAAAAGTTCATGGTATCGGCGGCGACGAGGCGGGGACCCAGGACCTGAGTTAGGACCTCCCGTTGCAAATCGGGATCGATGTTTGCCAGGAAAATGAGCTCTCGCTCGCGGTAGGCTTCGGGCAGCCGCGGATGGAACTCTGCAAAGACATTCAACTGGGTATCCAGGGTCTTCGCCTCATTGAGGTCAAAGCTGTACTCCCCCTGCCACCGAAAGGTCCGGCCCGTCCGCCGCTCCAGCCCGGCAAAATCGACCTCGCGTCCTTTCAGGAAATCGAGGGTTTCGAGTGGAAAGTCCTCTCCCACCACCGCGACCACGCTCACGGGAGTGAAAAAGCTTGCGCTTGCGGCAAAATAGACCGCCGAGCCGCCCAGGACTTCCCTGGCCTCCCCGAAGGGGGTCTTCACCGTATCCAGGGCTACCGACCCGACGACCAGGATGTGCATTTCAGGGCTGGGCTCAGTCAAGGTACTTGCCGATGAGGAGTGAGAGTTTCTTCCTGGTTTCCGCCGGGATGGCCTTGGGGGCGGTAATGATGGCGTCCTTGAGAGCGCGGCTACAGACGCAGGACCGCTCGGGCGGGATCATCGGGACCAGCTGCCTGATGATCGCCTTGGCGGTGGTCACATTCTTATGCAGAACGGCGATGACCTTTTCCACACTCACGTCCCCCTCAGTCTCGTGCCAGACATCGTAATCAGTCACCAGGGCCATGGTGGCATAGCAGATCTCGGCCTCGCGGCTGAGCTTTGCCTCCTGCAGGTTGGTCATGCCGATCACGTCCACTCCCCAGCTTCGGTAGATACGTGATTCCGCGCGCGTCGAGAACTGGGGACCTTCGATACACACATAGGTGCCCCCCTCGTGCATCCGTGCCCCAGCTTGTTGACCCGCCTGAGTGAGCAGATGGCTGAGATGAGGGCACACGGGATCAGCAAAGCTCACATGGGCCACCAAGCCATCGCCAAAGAAAGTGCTCGTTCTCGCCTTGGTCCGGTCATAAAACTGATCCGGAACGACCACATCCAGAGGGTGGACCTCCTCGCGCATGCTCCCCACTGCCGAGGCAGAGATGATCCATTGGACCCCCAGGGTTTTGAAGCCATAGATGTTTGCCCGAAAGTTGAGCTCAGAGGGAAGGAGCCGGTGTCCCCGACCGTGGCGAGCGAGAAAGACCACCGGGTGACCGTCCAGGCGACCGAGGAGATAGGCATCAGAAGGATGACCGAAAGGGGTCGTGACTCGCTCTTCACGAAGGTCGGTGATCCCCTCCATCTCGTAAAGCCCGGTCCCCCCGATGATGCCGATCACGGCCTCCGCCATTTCATCCTCGCATGAGAAGTGGAACCCGTTGCCTATTCGAAGAGGGTGGGATGGGGCTTGCGTCCGGCAACCGGCCGAGCAGCATGCCGCCCGGATCCAGGCGCTCAACTCGGACATCGCGTAACTTCCCTTTCAGAACGTCCGGCCCCTGAAAGAGGACTCCGAGGTAGTTGTCACTTACCCCCTGGAGAAGACCGGTCTGCCGATCCCGTTCCTCGAGAACTACCACGGGTAGAGTGCGTCCAAGGAACTGGCGCTTGAAGGCGAGAAACTTCCGCGCGCCCAGATCGCGCAGAATGCGGTTCCGCCGCGCTTTGACGTCGGGCGCGACCTGGTCGGACATCTCCGCCGCCTTGGTCCCAGAGCGACGAGAATACGTAAAGACGTGGAAGTAGGCCACGGGGAGCTGCTCCAAGAGACTCTGCGTATTCTCGAACGCAGCCTCGGTCTCACCCGGAAAGCCGACGATGACGTCCACCCCGATGGCGATCCCCGGGACTTCTTGGTGCAGTCTCTCCACCACTTCCCGGAACTGGCGGGACCGGTAGCTGCGGCCCATCCGTCGGAGAATCTCGTCATCCCCACTCTGCAGGGCCAGGTGGATATGGCGGCAGAGGCGAGACGAGTCACCCATGAGTCGAATGA is part of the Candidatus Methylomirabilota bacterium genome and harbors:
- a CDS encoding PfkB family carbohydrate kinase yields the protein MHILVVGSVALDTVKTPFGEAREVLGGSAVYFAASASFFTPVSVVAVVGEDFPLETLDFLKGREVDFAGLERRTGRTFRWQGEYSFDLNEAKTLDTQLNVFAEFHPRLPEAYRERELIFLANIDPDLQREVLTQVLGPRLVAADTMNFWIHGKPDALRQTLEQVQVLIINDAEARMLAKEPNLVRAARKILTWGPRSLVIKRGEYGALSFSDGGWFAAPALPLESVYDPTGAGDAFAGGFLGFLASTRNFDEANLRRAVIMGSVMASFSVEAFSLQRLQDLTYPEIETRYRQFKTLAHFEDL
- the mtnP gene encoding S-methyl-5'-thioadenosine phosphorylase, with protein sequence MAEAVIGIIGGTGLYEMEGITDLREERVTTPFGHPSDAYLLGRLDGHPVVFLARHGRGHRLLPSELNFRANIYGFKTLGVQWIISASAVGSMREEVHPLDVVVPDQFYDRTKARTSTFFGDGLVAHVSFADPVCPHLSHLLTQAGQQAGARMHEGGTYVCIEGPQFSTRAESRIYRSWGVDVIGMTNLQEAKLSREAEICYATMALVTDYDVWHETEGDVSVEKVIAVLHKNVTTAKAIIRQLVPMIPPERSCVCSRALKDAIITAPKAIPAETRKKLSLLIGKYLD